The genomic interval CCGCTGCTTGGGAATCACTGGCTCAATCAGTTCCCATTGCTCGTCACTCAAGGGCTTCCAAGGCATACTCTATCCTCTTCTAAACCCTGGAATTCTAACCCAAAGTTACCGTATTGGCTCGAACTACAGTCCAATACTGTTGCGCAGTCTCAACCATCTATACCCGTTTAAGACTTGTTCTTGCCATTGCACCCTATTAGCAAGAGTGGACAAAATTTACGCAAGCCAAATGCGACGCCCCCCTGTCCTCATCCGTCCTTTCGGCTACTCAGGACTCCTTCGGAGAAGACCGGCGGCTCACGCCGCTTCTTCTGTTTAGGGAGCAAGATTTGTCGCAGCCTGATTTGCGCTTATCGCTAAACTTTAAGCCTATTCACTACTTACGCCTGCGGTAATCCCAAGGACGGAACCCGCCATCAGGAAATGACCATACCCCTCGGCCCATCTTTTGGGCAAAAGCTTGTGCGTTTTGGTATCGACCGCCAGAGTATTTCTCATAGTCATAAGCCAGTCCCCAGCCGACCAGTTCCTTCTGAACGTCCATGCCGTTGACAAAGACATCACAGACTCGACGCTTATAGCTCCAGCCACTACAGTCCAGCCGGGATTCTCGACCTTCCACCATCTGAGTCAGATAATCTCTTGCTTCCAGCGCAAAGGGTTGGCCTATTTCAGGAGCGTCAATCCCTGCGAACCGGACTCTTAAACCGCTTTCCAAAGTGCAAGTATCCCCATCATGGCAAGAGACAAACCGCTCGGCCATGGCAGGAGAAGCAAAAGCCAGAAAGAGCAAAAGGGAGAACAAAGCCTTCATCATTCAGACCGGCTGGGCCGTCCGCCCATCTGAATGGCTTGGCTCTTAGGGATATAGATACAATTACGGGTACACTTGTTCGCCCAGTAGCTATTGGGCTTATGGTAAATACCACTCTGCTGATTAAAGGCCACGATTTCATCTGGCGTAGACACGCTGGCAGAAGAAGTGGCAGTGGCAGGCTTTGCCTCTATGGGCTCTGACACAATTTGGACAGGCTGAGGCTCCGTCTGATTTAACGAAGGAGGCAAGATTGGAGATTTGGAGGGAGGTGTCACTCCAACGGGATGAGTAACCGGCTTTTGCGCTTTAGCTTGAGGAACGGTGTGGATAGGCGATGACTTGGCAACCCGAGGAGGCTGGTGGCTGAATGAGGATTGAGCCTGTGAGGGCTGGCTGATCCGCAAAGGCTCTGTTTGGGCTGGCGCACTGGTTGATATAGGCTCTGGCATTTTCGCCTCTTCTGGAGGCGCTGAAGGGCGTAGGGCATTTATCACCAGAAACAAAGTGCCAATGCTTAGCAAGGCAAGCACACCCCACTGGAAACCCGTCAGTTTCTGTTCGGGCGGCCATGGCTGGTAATCAATGACTTCCGCTTCTGTATAAGATTTAAAAGCCTGAGATGGCATGGGTTGTGGATGATAGCTTTGCCCAGACACTCTAGCGGGTAACAAAAGGGGTGCGCTATTGGAGCTCTGGGAATGCTTGGAAATTTCGCTTTTAAATATTTGCAGCAACTGCTTTCGGGCTCGCCAGCCCCCTTGTTCCACAACATCAGCCCAGCTAAACCGATAAATACGGACTCCCGCTAGCTGGATAGCGTTCTGGCGCTGGAAAAAATTGGAGAAGACATGCTTATAGCGAAAAAACTTTTCTCGCCCATCCAGCTCAATCCCGATTTTTTGGTTCGGCCCTTGGTAAACGTAGTCAATATAGTAGGTTTGACCATCCGCCTGGACTTCATACTGAGCGCTCAGGTACTCCCGCCAGTCACACCGGAAAACCTGAGAGAAAAGAATTTCAAAGCGACGCTCTAATTCAGAGCGCTCCTGTGAGCTAGCCATGGACCTATTCCTTCAAAGCGGCAGTAATTGAGAAGCCCATAAGAAACTTGGGCTCAATGGTTTTTATCGGGGCAACACAACGACAACCCATTCCGGGCGTGGTATTATAAGCGGTTGCTCCGCCTATAAATTCAGGCGGTTCAAGTCAAATGATTGCGTCACGCACCTCGTGACAAGTTGAAGTTATCACTTCAGCCGGAGCTTGTCAAATGTCCCGTTTGGGAGACCGCTTAAAAGAACTAAGAGGCAACCTTTCTCTAATGGATGTAGAGAAGGGCAGCGGCATTCCCCGGTTTACAATCAGTCGGTATGAATCTGGCGAAAACGTGCCATCACCAAGCAAAATAAAACAATTAGCCGCATTTTTTGAAATACCCTACCCTGAACTCAGAAAGACTTTTTACGAAGAACTTTTCCTGACAAACCCAGATGAAAAAGAGGCTATGCTGGCCTGTGTTTTTGAAAACTTGAATAAAGAAGAACTTTTAGCTCGCTTACACCAAATGGGCCAATAAAGGTTTGCATAAAGGCCATGGCGGGAAAACAGGTGTGAGCCAACTAGAATGGGCCAATTTACAGACTGCCTCCCCACCCTTAAATCCTAAAAACTTGTTTTTTCCACCACTAATGAAATTAAACCCCAACCCGCTTTTCTTCCAGTGCCTCTCACCTTAGAATAAAGGCATGAGACCCAATTGCCCCCGCTGTAAAAAGCCCTCCCCCTACAAGTAC from Vampirovibrio chlorellavorus carries:
- a CDS encoding thermonuclease family protein encodes the protein MMKALFSLLLFLAFASPAMAERFVSCHDGDTCTLESGLRVRFAGIDAPEIGQPFALEARDYLTQMVEGRESRLDCSGWSYKRRVCDVFVNGMDVQKELVGWGLAYDYEKYSGGRYQNAQAFAQKMGRGVWSFPDGGFRPWDYRRRK
- a CDS encoding helix-turn-helix domain-containing protein translates to MSRLGDRLKELRGNLSLMDVEKGSGIPRFTISRYESGENVPSPSKIKQLAAFFEIPYPELRKTFYEELFLTNPDEKEAMLACVFENLNKEELLARLHQMGQ